One window of Suricata suricatta isolate VVHF042 chromosome 6, meerkat_22Aug2017_6uvM2_HiC, whole genome shotgun sequence genomic DNA carries:
- the LOC115293846 gene encoding olfactory receptor 2T6: MGGDNKTCSSDFTLIGLFTHGTASGFLFSIISAIFFMAMIANGVMIFLIHIDPYLHTPMYFLLSHLSFIDMMYISTIVPKMLVDYLVGKGTISFVACTAQYFLYMGFVGAEFFLLGLMAYDRYVAICNPLRYPVLMSHQVCWMILASSWFGGALDSFLLTPITMSLPFCSSHKINHFFCEAPTMLRLACGDKAAYEMVMYICCVMMLLIPFSVVIASYARILITVHQMKSAEGKKKAFATCSSHIMVVTLFYGAALYTYMLPQSYHTPIKDKVFSAFYTILTPLLNPLIYCLRNTDVTGAFKRVLARYQGARGMRQEGF, from the coding sequence ATGGGTGGAGACAATAAAACCTGTTCCAGTGACTTCACTCTCATAGGGCTCTTCACTCATGGTACAGCCTCAGGCTTCCTTTTCAGCATAATTTCTGCCATCTTCTTCATGGCCATGATAGCTAATGGGGTCATGATCTTCCTGATCCACATAGACCCTTACCttcacacccccatgtacttcctGCTCAGCCACCTCTCCTTCATTGACATGATGTACATCTCTACCATTGTGCCCAAGATGCTGGTCGATTATCTTGTGGGCAAGGGGACTATCTCCTTTGTTGCCTGCACAGCCCAGTACTTTCTCTATATGGGCTTTGTGGGGGCTGAATTTTTCCTACTGGGACTCATGGCTTAtgatcgctatgtggccatctgcaacccaCTTCGTTATCCTGTTCTTATGAGCCACCAGGTCTGTTGGATGATCTTGGCTAGCTCTTGGTTTGGTGGTGCTTTGGACAGCTTCCTCCTCACCCCTATCACCATGAGTCTCCCATTCTGCAGTTCCCACAAGATCAATCACTTCTTCTGTGAAGCGCCTACCATGCTGAGGCTGGCCTGTGGTGACAAAGCTGCCTATGAAATGGTGATGTACATTTGCTGTGTCATGATGCTGCTGATCCCCTTCTCTGTGGTGATTGCTTCCTATGCCCGCATCCTCATAACAGTGCACCAGATGAAGTcagcagaagggaagaagaaggcaTTTGCCACCTGCTCATCACACATAATGGTGGTGACCCTGTTTTATGGGGCTGCCCTATATACGTATATGCTTCCCCAATCCTACCATACACCGATCAAAGACAAGGTTTTCTCCGCCTTTTACACCATTCTCACTCCTTTGTTAAATCCTCTCATTTACTGCTTGAGGAACACAGATGTAACGGGGGCCTTTAAAAGGGTCTTGGCAAGATATCAAGGGGCTCGTGGTATGAGACAGGAAGGATTCTGA